A stretch of the Uranotaenia lowii strain MFRU-FL chromosome 3, ASM2978415v1, whole genome shotgun sequence genome encodes the following:
- the LOC129758093 gene encoding cuticle protein 38-like produces MFAKLFFIAAVAIACVSAKPGIVGAPLAYSAPLVAAPALAPALAYTAGYANVGDSAVVTSHNSQVINPAFAAYTAAAYTAAAPLAYTAAAPFGAPLAYSAPLAYASPLAAKYVL; encoded by the exons atgtTCGCCAAATTG TTCTTCATCGCCGCCGTGGCCATTGCCTGCGTTAGCGCCAAGCCCGGAATTGTTGGAGCTCCGCTGGCTTATTCCGCACCCCTGGTGGCCGCTCCAGCTTTGGCTCCAGCTCTGGCCTACACTGCCGGATATGCCAACGTAGGAGACTCGGCCGTTGTCACCTCCCACAACTCTCAGGTTATCAATCCAGCGTTTGCCGCTTACACTGCAGCCGCCTACACTGCCGCTGCTCCTTTGGCTTACACTGCTGCTGCCCCCTTCGGAGCTCCCCTGGCCTACAGTGCTCCTCTGGCTTATGCTTCCCCATTGGCGGCCAAATACGTTCTGTAA